In one Flavobacteriales bacterium genomic region, the following are encoded:
- a CDS encoding DUF58 domain-containing protein: MRRIAGTVFLTRRTFVVGWALVCGFVLAWMWPPLFVFMRLALLGFAAAALADLILLYGRRSGLTASRITMERWSNGDTNPVTIRIRSGYGIAMRLRVLDELPHQFQKRDLAFSGAIDPWGVREFGYQVRPLARGVYRYGAINALVSSPIGLVERRFRLDAEKEVAVYPSYLQLRRYELLAISNRLTLAGVKRIRRIAHQSEFERIKDYVPGDDRRTLNWKATARRGRIMVNQFQDEKAQQVVSLIDIGRVMKMPFDGLSLLDYAINAALVISSIAMRKEDRAGLITFSDKPHDSVPPGRQRGHMQAIMQALYGQRTDHRETDFEALYLGLRRGLHQRSLLLLFTNYESTQAMQRQLPYLQRLSRQHLVVPIFFLNTELEADIRSRPADTEQLYVRTIMERMVSEKRLIARELERHGLPAILCRPQDLTVSVINRYLEIKARGQL; this comes from the coding sequence ATGAGGCGCATCGCGGGCACGGTCTTCCTCACGCGCCGCACCTTCGTGGTGGGCTGGGCCCTGGTGTGCGGGTTCGTGCTCGCCTGGATGTGGCCTCCCCTCTTCGTGTTCATGCGCCTGGCGCTGCTCGGCTTCGCAGCGGCAGCGCTAGCCGACCTCATCCTGCTCTACGGCCGCCGTTCAGGCCTCACGGCCTCCCGGATCACCATGGAACGCTGGAGCAATGGCGACACCAACCCCGTCACCATCCGCATCCGGAGCGGCTACGGCATCGCCATGCGCCTGCGTGTGCTCGACGAGCTCCCGCATCAGTTCCAGAAGCGCGACCTGGCCTTCAGCGGCGCCATCGATCCATGGGGCGTCCGCGAATTCGGCTACCAGGTGCGGCCGTTGGCGCGCGGGGTCTATCGCTACGGCGCCATCAATGCCCTGGTGAGCAGCCCCATCGGGCTGGTGGAGCGCCGCTTCCGCCTCGATGCGGAGAAGGAAGTGGCCGTGTACCCGAGCTACCTGCAGCTGCGCCGTTACGAACTGCTCGCCATCAGCAACCGGCTCACCCTCGCGGGGGTGAAGCGCATCCGCCGTATCGCGCACCAGAGCGAATTCGAGCGCATCAAGGACTACGTGCCCGGCGACGATAGGCGCACGCTGAACTGGAAGGCCACGGCCCGCCGCGGAAGGATCATGGTGAACCAGTTCCAGGACGAGAAGGCGCAGCAGGTGGTCTCGCTCATCGATATCGGGCGCGTGATGAAGATGCCCTTCGATGGCCTGAGCCTGCTCGACTACGCCATCAATGCGGCGCTCGTGATCAGCAGCATCGCCATGCGCAAGGAGGATCGCGCGGGCCTCATCACCTTCAGCGACAAGCCGCACGATTCGGTACCGCCCGGCAGGCAGCGCGGCCACATGCAGGCGATCATGCAGGCGCTCTACGGGCAGCGGACAGACCACCGCGAGACCGACTTCGAAGCGCTCTACCTGGGTCTCCGGCGGGGGCTCCACCAGCGCAGCCTGCTCCTCCTCTTCACCAACTACGAGAGCACCCAGGCCATGCAGCGCCAGCTGCCCTACCTGCAGCGCCTGTCCCGGCAGCACCTGGTGGTGCCCATCTTCTTCCTCAACACGGAACTGGAGGCCGACATCAGGTCACGGCCAGCGGACACCGAGCAGCTGTACGTGCGCACCATCATGGAGCGCATGGTGAGCGAGAAGCGCCTCATCGCGCGCGAACTGGAGCGGCACGGGCTGCCCGCGATCCTCTGCCGCCCGCAAGACCTCACCGTCAGCGTCATCAACCGCTACCTCGAGATCAAGGCCCGCGGGCAGTTGTGA
- a CDS encoding MoxR family ATPase produces MTEDIHPELPAPAAPAEAGFSPAIPLTELQQAVERLRSEVRRVIVGQESTIDLLLIALLSDGHVLIEGAPGLAKTLTAKLLARCVRTGFSRVQFTPDLMPSDLIGTSVFDPRTTAFEFRPGPIFSNIVLVDEINRAPAKTQSALFEAMEERQVTVDGRTYPLAPPFMIVATQNPIEQEGTYRLPEAQLDRFFFKLTVDYPSIEEEVAILLRAQQGRELLSADAIQPVIGPEELERARGLVRQVRCEEKLIRYIAAIVDRTRHDGALMLGASPRASLAILTGARANAAIMGRDFVTPEDVQAIAPHVLRHRIQLTPEREMEGLSPDQVIQLLVRQIEVPR; encoded by the coding sequence ATGACCGAGGACATTCATCCCGAACTGCCCGCGCCCGCAGCACCCGCCGAGGCCGGCTTCAGCCCCGCCATTCCGCTCACCGAGCTGCAACAGGCCGTTGAGCGCCTGCGCAGCGAAGTGCGACGCGTGATCGTGGGCCAGGAAAGCACCATCGACCTGCTGCTCATCGCGCTGCTCAGCGACGGCCACGTGCTCATCGAAGGGGCCCCGGGCCTGGCCAAGACGCTCACCGCCAAGCTGCTGGCCCGCTGCGTGCGCACGGGATTCTCCCGCGTGCAATTCACGCCCGACCTCATGCCCAGCGACCTGATCGGCACCAGCGTGTTCGATCCGCGCACCACGGCATTCGAGTTCAGGCCCGGGCCCATCTTCAGCAACATCGTGCTGGTTGATGAGATCAATCGCGCTCCCGCCAAGACGCAGAGCGCCCTCTTCGAGGCCATGGAGGAGCGACAGGTGACGGTGGACGGCCGCACCTACCCGCTGGCACCGCCCTTCATGATCGTGGCCACGCAGAACCCGATCGAGCAAGAGGGGACCTACCGCCTTCCCGAAGCCCAGCTCGACCGCTTCTTCTTCAAGCTCACCGTGGACTACCCGAGCATCGAGGAGGAGGTGGCCATCCTTCTGCGCGCACAGCAGGGGCGCGAGCTGCTGAGCGCCGATGCCATCCAACCCGTGATCGGACCCGAGGAGCTGGAGCGCGCCCGGGGCCTCGTTCGTCAGGTGCGCTGCGAGGAGAAGCTGATCCGGTACATCGCGGCCATCGTGGATCGCACCCGGCACGACGGGGCCCTCATGCTGGGCGCATCACCGCGCGCCTCGCTGGCCATCCTCACCGGTGCCCGGGCCAATGCGGCCATCATGGGACGCGACTTCGTTACGCCCGAGGATGTACAGGCGATCGCCCCCCATGTGCTGCGGCACCGCATTCAGCTCACCCCCGAGCGTGAGATGGAGGGCCTATCGCCCGATCAGGTGATCCAGCTCCTCGTGCGCCAGATCGAAGTGCCGCGGTAG
- a CDS encoding SET domain-containing protein-lysine N-methyltransferase, whose protein sequence is MNKTAKPLKIARRRSKIHGNGVFAIAPIRKGERIVEYVGKLITHEEADEQYHGDVDSGHTFLFTLNKKYVLDANRQGNVARWINTSCEPNAVAFVHSENKQRPDPRKDRVFIEALRAIKPGEEITYDYGFAFEVPYTPKLLRTWACRCGSPKCQGTMLKGKKVREVMKKHPNWNKGR, encoded by the coding sequence ATGAACAAGACCGCCAAGCCCCTGAAGATCGCCCGTCGCCGCTCCAAGATCCACGGCAACGGGGTATTCGCCATAGCGCCCATCCGAAAAGGCGAGCGCATCGTCGAATACGTCGGCAAGCTCATCACGCACGAGGAAGCCGACGAGCAATACCATGGCGATGTGGACTCGGGGCACACCTTCCTCTTCACGCTCAACAAGAAGTACGTGCTCGATGCCAACCGGCAGGGCAACGTGGCGCGCTGGATCAACACCAGCTGCGAGCCCAACGCCGTCGCTTTCGTACACAGCGAGAACAAGCAGCGGCCCGATCCGCGCAAGGACCGCGTCTTCATCGAGGCCCTGCGGGCCATCAAGCCCGGCGAGGAGATCACCTACGACTACGGCTTCGCCTTCGAGGTCCCCTATACGCCCAAGCTGCTCCGCACCTGGGCGTGCAGGTGCGGTTCGCCCAAATGCCAAGGCACCATGCTCAAGGGCAAGAAGGTGCGCGAGGTGATGAAGAAGCATCCCAACTGGAACAAGGGCCGTTGA
- a CDS encoding outer membrane lipoprotein carrier protein LolA, translating into MLKNALLFTVALLAALPSLRAQDDPKSKAIVDKLMAQARTWTSFEADFTSRLQSAKDKLDVKQEGSMKVKGKRFRLVLDKNTVINDGTTLHTYSKETNEVTLNDPSEMDQELDPSRIFTQYEKGFKSQFVEEKADAAGVMTQVVKLFPLDPAKKPFHTVVLTVDKAKGEPRSVQVLYKDGNVVTYTMKRFTANPELSDALFVFDKSKYPGVEVNDLR; encoded by the coding sequence ATGCTCAAGAACGCCCTGCTCTTCACCGTCGCCCTGCTCGCTGCGCTCCCCTCCCTCCGCGCCCAGGACGATCCCAAGTCCAAAGCCATCGTGGACAAGCTGATGGCCCAGGCGAGAACATGGACCAGTTTCGAGGCCGACTTCACGAGCCGCCTGCAGAGCGCCAAGGACAAGCTGGACGTGAAGCAGGAGGGCAGCATGAAGGTGAAGGGCAAGCGATTCCGGCTGGTGCTGGACAAGAATACCGTCATCAACGATGGCACCACGCTGCACACCTACAGCAAGGAGACGAATGAGGTGACGCTGAACGATCCCTCTGAAATGGACCAGGAGCTCGACCCCAGCCGCATCTTCACCCAGTACGAGAAAGGGTTCAAGAGCCAGTTCGTGGAGGAGAAGGCGGATGCGGCAGGCGTCATGACCCAGGTGGTGAAGCTCTTCCCCCTCGACCCCGCCAAGAAGCCCTTCCACACCGTGGTGCTGACCGTTGACAAGGCCAAGGGCGAGCCGCGGAGCGTGCAGGTCCTCTACAAGGACGGCAACGTGGTGACCTACACCATGAAGCGCTTCACCGCGAATCCCGAGCTTTCCGATGCCCTTTTCGTGTTCGACAAGAGCAAGTATCCAGGCGTGGAGGTGAACGACCTGCGCTGA